The Actinomycetota bacterium region CGCCAACCCGACGGGGACGGATTTGTGCCCGCCGTCCATCGCGACCAGGTTGATGTTGACGTACACCAGCAGGTCGGACTCGGCCGCGCGCCGGTTGATCTCGACGTCCTCGCCTCGGTCGGTCTCCCCGATGTGGAGCAGGTTGTCGGGATCCTCAGCGTCGTGGTTGACGAGCCGGTCGGGCCAGAACGAACGGAACACCCGCTCGCCGACCACCCGCTGGATCTCCGCAGGGGTCATGCGCCGGTGAAGTGAGTTCGCGACGATCAGCATCACGTCGTCCACCCCGGCTTCCGCGGCGAGCTCGAGGACCTGCTCGATCACCCGTTGGCGGATGTCGGGCGTCTGCATCGGGGGCAGGGGCAGGGAGATGTCGTCGAACGCGATCGTCAGCCGCATGCCCGGGCGGAGCAGCTCGGGGAGAGGTTCGCTGTTGCGTGGTTGCAGGAGCGCGTCACGGACGGCCGCGTCGACGTCGTCGATCCCCGGCAGTGAGTCCGGCGGGTAGACGACCCGAGTCCCCAGCGGGAACCGTTCCAAGCGGAAGTCCAGGCCTTCGTGGACCAGGAGTGGCGGCGTGCGCTCGTCGACCTCCAGCACGAACCCCGGTCTTCCCACGGCTGCCTCCTTGTTCACTGGGTGAGGTCGAAGACGACCTTCACCGTGCCGAGCCGTCCCGCATCCAGCGCGTGATCGATGGCCTCGCGCCAGCGTGGCAACGGGTACGGCGAGGCGACCAGCCCATCCAGCGGGGCGTCGCCAGCCATCTGCAGCGCCAGATCGAACGCCGCGACCTGCTCGCCGTTGACCTCCTCGGTGCCGCTGGCGTACGCGCCCACCACTTGCAACTCCCGGAACCAGGCGGGGGCGAGGTCGGTCCCGCCCGCGGGCATGCCGGCCAGGACGACCCGTCCACCGGCGCGTGTGGTGCGCAGCGCCGTGTCCAGTGAGCCGGCCGACCCGACACAGTCGATCGCCACGTCGACGCCCCCGAGCAGGAAGGATCGGCCACGCTCGGGATCCAGTCGCAGCGCGCGTGTGGCGCGCCGGACGGCGTTCACCGACCGAGCAGGGGCAACGACCTCGGTGGCCCCGAACGCGCGCGCGAGCTCGGCCTGGCGGCGGTGCTTGGCCACGACGGTGATCTCTCCGGCTGCGGTGAGCTCCTTCAGCGCCAGGAGGGTGAGGAGCCCGACCGAGCCGGCGCCGACAACCAGCACCCGCTGCCGGGACGTCACGCCGGCGCGGAGCGCGACGTGCGCCGCACAGGCCAGCGGCTCGACCAGCACCGCCCGCTCGTCGGGTAGGTCGTCGGGGACCGGGTACAGCTGGGAGCGGTGGGCGACGAACTCGTGGCTCCAACCGCCGCCCGTGTCCGTGCAGAAGCCGGTCTGCAAGCCCGGGGACAGGTGCCCGACCGAGATCCGCGCGCAGCGGTTGCGTTGCCCGGCGGTGCACGCGGCGCAGGGGCCCACCCCGCGGGCGTCGCAGTTCAGCAGCGGATCCAGCACCACGCGCGTGCCAGCAGGGATGTCGTCGACGTCGTCGCGCAGCTCACCGACCACCTCGTGACCCGGGACGAACGGCAGCGAGATCAGCGGCGAGAAGTACAGCGAGCTCCGCCCGGCGATCGTCGCGAGGTCCGACCCGCAGATGCCCGACAGACGCGGGCGGACCCGCCCCCAGCCCGGCCGGTCGGGACGGGGCCCGTTGCGGTCCACCAGTCGCAGCGGCGCCAGCGGCCCGGCGATCGCGCCGGGGACGCGACGCCCCACCACCCGCGACGCCACGTAGCGGGGGACCGATCGGTACAGCTCCAGCGCCTTCACGGCTGCGGTCCTGCCGCCGGTCGGCCGCTCGGACAGCCGGGCCTGTACGGCGCGAACGCGTACCGGATCGCCTGGTCGGTGGACCGAGCACCTGCCGTGCGCAGACCGACCGTCATGGGCTGTTCCCCACGTACCGGGCGGGCAGGAGCACCCGAGGGGTGCCTCCGGCCAGCTCCCACCGCTCCACCGGCCAACGCCGGCTACTGGCGCGGCGGAACAGGTGGACGTCAGGGTTGACGGCGACCGGGTTGCCGACCGCCTCGAGCAACGGCAGGTCGGAGTGGTTGTCGGCGTACGCGTACGAGGCCGCCAGGTCCACCCCGGTGCGCTTGGCGTAGCGGCGCAGCCACGCGGAGCGGGCCTCGCCGACCAGCGGTGGGCGGATCAGGATCCCGGTGCAGATGCCGTCAGCCTCGGTGGCCAGTTCCGCGGCGACGATCTCGTCGAAGAGGGGGGCGAGCGGAAGCGCGAGCAGGTCGAGGGCACCGGTGATGAGGATCGTGCGGTGGCCGGCGCTGCGGTGGGCGCGGATGCGGCGGATCGCCTGCGGTGACGCCCGTTGGAGGAGCAGCTCGGCGATCTGGTCCTCGACGAGCCGACGCAGTGCCGGCAGGGACGCACCCTCGTAGCGGCGGTAGAAGTTACGCAGGAACCCCTCGCGGGTCCGTTGCTCAGCGATCAGGTACCGGGGAGCATCCCATGCCAGCGTGCCCGCGTGGCGGACCCAGCCCGCCCCGTCGGTCTCGGCCATGCGCAGCCAAAGGTACGACTCGACCACGTTGGTCGAGACCACGGTCCCGTCCAGGTCGAAGACGGCGACCGCGGAACCGTTGGACGCCAGTCCGTCGGCGGGAGTCATCGACGGCCGTGACCGCGGCTCCGGCTCACGCAGCGGCGCGGACACGCTCGGGCAGTGCACATCCTTGAGGTAATGGGGCCAGTCGAAAGCGGCTGCGTCGAACGGGAAGAGGCGTTGATCTCCCGGGTCGAGTGACCGCAGCAGCTTCTGGGTGCGGTCGTCGGTGTAGATCACTTCGATGTCGACGTAGGCACCGTAGAGGTCGGCGTACTGGCGCATGAACTCGACCTGGCGGCGGCGGCGGTAGATCCGCCGAGCGAGCGTCCGGGTCCGCTCCGATCGCGGTAGCCATTCCACGGCCGTGTCGGCGAACTCGACCAGCCGCTCGCCCGCTCGCAGCAGCCGCATCACCCGAGAGGTGCCGGGGAAGTCCCAGCGGGGCGGGTCGACCGGACCGTGGTCGCGGTCAGGGATGGGATGTTCGACGAAGTACTCGCGGACCAGCTCGTACAGGGTGCGGAAACGCAACGGGTTCCGCGCCCCGGAGCACACGTGGTAGTAGGCATGTCCCGAGTCCTGCGGCGGGTTGGCGGCGATCGCGATCAGGGCGTTGACGACCAGGTCGACCGGGATGAAGTCGATCACGCCGTCGGGGATCCCCGGGAACTCGGGGAGCGCCCCACGCCCGAAGCCGAGGATGATCGGCTCGGCCATCTTGTAGCCCACGATCCATCCCGGCCGCGGATGGCGGAGCGCCGACTCGATGATCGAAGGCCGCACGACCGAGAGCGGCAGGTCGGCGCACACCTCCTCAGCGCAGCGCTCCCCCAGCGCCTTGGTGAGGGTGTACACGTCCGGCCAGCCCAGGCTCTGGGCGCGCTTCCGCCCCCGCTCGACGAGGTGTTCCTCAACCCACTCGCGACGGCGGTTCTCCGCGTCGCGGGCGACCGCTTTGGGACCGGCCTTGCGGTGCTCGCCGCGCGCGTCCTCCAACAGACGCTCGAGGAGCTCGGAGTCGCGTGAACGGCGCTCGACGTGCTGGCGGGCGTGGCTCGCAGCGTCCGCTTCCGCCCGCCAATCGACATCGTGCTCGAGCGGCGCTTCCGGGATCACGCCTTGCGTCACACCGGCGACGTAGGCGGTCGACACGTGCACGACGTGCGGTGCGCCACCGGCCTCCTGTACCGAGCGGTACAGCCGCTCAACGCCGACGACGTTCGTGTGGAAGGCCGCATCGATGGGGGAATCGAACGAGACGCTGCCGGCGAGATGGATCACCACGTCGATGTCGCCGGGGATGGACGGCGGCTGACCGGTGACGTCGCCCTCGACGACCTCGATGCGTTCGTCGAGGAACGCGTCGACCGCCTCTGCTCCGATCCGGTCACGCAGCGGCTGGAACACCGGTGCGGTCAGCAGCTGGGCGACCCGGTCGCGGGCGGCGACTCCATCCTTCGAGCGGACCAGCACCACCAGGCGGGTCTCGGGAAGGTCAGCGAGGACCCGCTCGAGCAGTGCCTGACCGAGGAAGCCCGTGACCCCCGTCAGGAACATCCGCTTCCCGGCGAGCCGGTCAGCGATCGGCATCGTTGCCTCCCCAAGCCACTCGAGCAGCTTCGCGGCGTGGTGGCCCCGTCGACGCCGAGGAGCAGCCGTCACCGGTGGTGACCAGGGGCGCACCACGGTGACGACCCTATACCGGACGGGCGACGAAGATCGCTGGCCGACCGCCGCGGGCGTTAGTCGGCGATGACAGACGAGCGATCGGACGAGAGCATCACCTGGCGCACCGGGAGGTCACAAGGCCGGCACAGGGCGAAGCCCTGTCCGCAGTGGACCCCGAGGTCCTGCAGCGTGCGTAACTCCTCGGAGTGTTCGATGCCCTCGGCGACCAGCCGCTTGCCGTTCTCGTGTGCGAACGTGACCAGCGACAGAGCCAGCGAGCGACGCACCGGATCGATGTGGACGTCACGCGTGAGGCTGAGATCCAACTTGATGATCGCCGGATCGAGACGGACCACGTGACGGAGGCTGGCGAACCCGGCCCCGGCGTCGTCCACCGCGAGGCGCACCCTGTGCTCCGCCAGGACGCGCAGCGACTCGTGGAGCGTCGAGTAGTCGTCCACCGGGGCGTGCTCAGTGACCTCCAGCACGACCCGCTCGCCGGGGTAGCGGGCGATCAGGTCGTGGAAGCGCTCGCTCTGCACCGTCGACGGCGAGACGTTCACCGCGAGGTACGCGTCGGGAGGCAGCTGCGCCATCGCACTCAGCGCCTTCCGCGCCGCGGCGACCTCCAGCTCGAGGCCGAGACCGCCCTCGTGTGCGTCGTCGAACCAGGCGTTGGGTGGGCGGTTCGGCAGGGTGAGGAACCGGCTGAGTGCCTCGACGCCCACCAGCTCGCCGGAGCGCAGGTCGTAGATCGGTTGGTAGAGGGTGCCGGGGTCGCCTGCGTCGAGCGCGCGGCGCACCCGCTCGAACGCTTCCTCGCGTGCTTGGCGCTCGGTGGTGTTGCCCGGCTGCAGCGTGTACGCCAAGGCGAGCTCCTGGTTGAGCCGCTCCGCGAGGGAACGTTCGTGACGGTCGAGCGCCTCGGTCATCTTCACGTACTGCGAGAGCAGGCCGGCGGCGGGGACGGCGAACTGCGCACCCCGCAGCAGCACGCTGGCCCACCACAACGCCCCGAAGAAGCGGTCAGCGAGGACGTCCAGGGCCAGATCCCACATCAGGAACGCCAGACCGATGGTGATCCACGCCTCCGACCAGCTGGCGCGCTGTGCGACCCGGCGCATCCATGCCACGGTCACCGCGACCGCGGCGAGCAGGAGCACGGACGCAGCGACACGGTAGGTGGTCGTGAACGTTCCATCGGCGCGCGCGAGTCGAGGCAGCGGCACCCCGGCCGGCTCCAACGCCGCCAGGATGGTCACCCCGACGCTGATCGCGACGAGCCACCGTCGCCACGTGGCGGCTGGCTGAGGTTGCGCCAGCGCCGCCACCGCGAAGGCGATCAGCGTCGCGTGCCACACCAGGTACAGCGCAGCGGCCGTGTTCGGTCCCGTGTTGAGCAGGTCGCCGTCGCGTAGGAAGCTCGGCAGACTGACCGCGGTCAGACTCACACCGAGGGCTGCCACGAAGTACCCGGGGGTCATCCACTCCAGCAGCGGCTCGTGACGGACCCGCGTGGTGACGCCCAGCAGGTACCCCACGAGGACAGCGGCGATGAACGCCACGGTGTAGACGATGACGGCCGTCGGCAGCAGCCCCTGAAGCGGCTCAGCGACGGCCACGACCAGCGCCACGACGACGGCCGCCACGATCGTCGCAACGGGGATCGCCACGGCGTTGACCGTGTGTGCCGGCTTGTCGCCCATCGGACGGTAGGCCGCGTTGACGTCTGGCCTGGTGTCTTGACCGAGGTCCCGTGACAACCTTCACCCCATGGAGGTACCCACCCTGTGAGCGCCGCGGCACGCCGGCGGGTCACGGGTCAACCCGGATCGCTACCGGCCCTGATCACTCACAGCTAGGTAGACACTACGGGCAGTCGCACGTGAGCGATCGGGCGTCCCCGTCCGAACGTGCAGTGCGGCCCGGCCGTCGAGGATCCACGCCGACGACGACACCGGCTGCGGGGTCACCGCCTCGCACCGCTCCCGGGCCGGCCGAAGCGGCGCAGCCGCAACGAGTTCGTCACCACGCTGACGCTGGAGAACGCCATCGCCGCCCCGGCGATGACCGGGTTGAGCAGACCGACCGCAGCCAGCGGGATCGCCAGCGTGTTGTACCCGAACGCCCAGCCGAGGTTCTGCAGGATGGTGCGGTAGGTGCGCCGCGAGAGCTCGATCGCGGTGACCACCCCGTCGAGGTCTCCGCGCATCAGCGTCAGGTCGCTGGACTCGATCGCCACGTCGGTGCCTGTGCCGATGGCGATCCCCAGGTCGGCCTGGACCAAGGCGGGGGCGTCGTTCACCCCGTCGCCGACCATGGCCACCACCTTGCCGTCGGCCTGCAGGCGTTGGATCTCATCCTTCTTGTCGGCGGGAAGCACCTCGGCGAGCACCCGGTCGATCCCCACCTGATCTGCGATCGCCTGGGCGGTGCGGGCGTTGTCGCCGGTGATCATCGCGACCTCGAGGCCGAGCCGGTGCATGTGCGCCACCACCTCGGCGGCCTCGTCCTTGAGCGTGTCGGCCACCGCGAGGACGCCGCGGATCTCACCGTCCCACCCAGCGAACACCGCAGTGCGACCGCGTGCCTCGAGACCGGCGGCAGCGTCCTCCAACGCCTCAGACACGAGCAGACCAGCGTCAGCGGCGAGCTTGCGTCGACCGACCCACACGGTGACGCCATCGACGTCAGCGCGGACACCCTGGCCTGCCACCGCCGCGAACCCGGCGGCTGGAGGCAGCTGCAGTCCCCGGCCGCGGGCACCGGCCACGATCGCCTGACCGACTGGGTGCTCACTGTCAGCTTCGGCGGAGGCGGCGCGGCTCAGGAGCGCGGCGTCGTCGACGCCCGCTGCGGGGACAACGTCGGTGAGCGACATCTGCCCTCGGGTCAACGTCCCGGTCTTGTCGAACACGACGGTGGTGATGGTGCGGGTGCGCTCCAGCGCTTCCACACCCTTGATCAGCACCCCGAGGTCGGCGCCGCGGCCGGTCCCGACCATGATCGCGGTCGGTGTCGCCAACCCCAGCGCGCACGGGCAGGCGATGATCAACACCGCCACCGCCGCGACCAGACCGCCGAGGGGCTGGCCGCGCACCAGCCACCAGGCCAGGAAGGTGACCGCAGCCACGCCGATGACGCTGGGTACGAACACAGCCGACACGCGGTCGGAGAGGCGCTGGACCTGGGCCTTCCCGGCCTGCGCCTCCTCGACCATCGCGACGATCTGCGCCAGCGCGGTCTCGGCGCCGACCGCGGTCGCGCGGACCGTGAGCGCCCCGCTCGTGTTCACCGTCGCGCCCGCCACGCCCTGCCCGGGGCTCTTGTCCACGGGGACCGACTCGCCGGTGAGCATCGACTCGTCCACGGCTGATGCGCCGTCGACGACGACACCGTCCGTGGGGATCTTCTCGCCGGGACGGACCCGCATGAGGTCACCGACCCGGACCTGGTCGACCGGGACCGTCACCTCCTCGCCGTCGCGGATGACCCTCGCCTGTTTGGCCCCCAGCTCGAGGAGCGCACGGATCGCCCGCCCCGCCCGGCTCTTGGCGCGCGCCTCGAAGTAGCGTCCGAGGACCAGGAAGGCGATGATCAGGGCCGCGGTCTCGAAGTACAGCTCACCCCCGGCCACCAGCGCCACCGCCGAATAGCTGTACGCGGCCAGCGTTCCGATCGCGATCAGCGTGTCCATGTTGGCGGTGAGGCGGCGAGCGCGACGGGCCGCCTCGCGCAGGAACGGCCAGCCGACCACGAACTGCACCACGGTGGTCAGGACCAGCTGCGTCCAGCGGGCGACCGGCTGCTCGCCGAGCGCCCCCGAGAACATCGCTAGGTACGTCACCACGGCGGCCAACGGCCACGCCAGCAGCACCCGCCGCAGCCACCCGCGCCGCGCCGCGTCCTCCGGGTCGTCGGCGTCGGTGACCTCGTATGACAACTCCGCTGCCGGGGTCAGCCCGTAGCCGGCGCCCTCGACGGCCTTCCGCAGGTCCGGGATCGTGGCGGTGGCGGGATCCAGTTCGACGCGGGCGCGGGCCGTGGCGAAGTTGACCTCGGCGGCGGACACCCCCGGCTGGCCGGCCAGCACCTTCTGCACCCGTGCCGCGCATGCCCCGCACGTCATGCCCTCCACCGCGAAGTCGGCGACACGGTGATCGGTCGGTGCGGGCGGTGACTTGGTCACGGTTGTTCCTCAGGCCGTCCGACAGGGACGCTGCTGGCGAGGGGGCGAGTCGTGTAACGCCTGGCTGGCGCCAACGCATCCCGCCGTGCTCGGCCGGCCGCGGGTCCGGCGGTGACGCCTTGTGACGCGGCTGCGCGCCACGCCGTGTCGCCCGAGCGGGGGACTTGGCTCTGTGGTAGGACGAGGTCGATGGAGACGCATGCGCCAGGTTTCACCATCCAGGAGGCGATCGACCGGATCGGCTTCGGGCCGTTCCAACGCAAGCTCATGCTCGTGGCCGGACTCACGTGGGCCGCGGACGCCGCGGAGGTGTTGCTGATCGCCTTCGCGCTCCCCGATGTCACGCGGGAGTTCGGACTGGACTCCTTGCAGGCCAGCCTGATCGTGACCGCCACGTTCCTCGGGATGCTCGTCGGGGCGTGGTTCTGGGGGAACGTCTCCGACCGCATCGGTCGGCGCACCGGCTTCCAGCTGACCGTCTTGATCTTCGCGGTGTTCGGTGCCCTGTCGGCCCTGGCACCCAACGCCTCGTGGCTGGCGATCTTACGGGCCATCACTGGCTTCGGTCTCGGGGGTGCCTTGCCGCTGGACTTCTCGCTGTTCGCCGAGTTCCTGCCCAGCCAGCGGCGTGGACGCTACCTGGTGCTGCTGGAGAGCTTCTGGGCGCTGGGAACGATCGTCGCGGCGGGGCTCGCCTGGCTGCTGGTCCCCACGGTCGGGTGGCGTCCGCTGCTGGCCTCGACGGGGGTCGCGGCTTTCCTCGTGCTGTGGATCCGGGCGCAGGTCCCCGAGTCGCCCCGCTACCTCGCCACTGCCGGGCGCCTGGATGAGGCACGTGCTGTGCTGGCCCAGGTCGCGGAAGCCAACGACCGCCCGGTGCCCCAGCTCGAGGAAGCCGTCCCCGCAGGTCGCCCCGCCACGACGCCGGCGACGTTGTGGGAGCCGCGGTTCCGGCGCCGCACCACCATGTTGTGGCTCGCGTGGTTCGGGATCTCGTTGGGCTACTACGGCATGTTCACGTGGCTGCCGAGCGTGTTCGTGGGCCGCGGCTTCACGTTCCTCGACACCTTCCAGTACACCTTCATCCTCGCGCTCGCCCAGATCCCGGGGTACTTCTCCGCCGCCTACCTCGTCGAACGCTGGGGACGGAAGCCGACCCTGGCGTCCTACCTCGCGGTCGCGGGGGTCTTCACCTACCTGTTCGCCACCGTGTCCACCACGGCGTGGATCGTGACGTCGGCCGTGCTGATGAGCTTCTTCTCGCTGGGGGCCTGGGGAGCGCTGTACGCCTACACCCCTGAGCTGTACCCGACCGAAGCCCGTGCCACCGGTGTGGGGTGGGCCAGCGGCATGACCCGGATCGCCGGGGCGATCGCCCCCGTCCTGGGCGGGTTCCTGTTGCCCGTCTCGCTGGTGGTGGCGCTGACCGTCTACGCCGTCGGGTTCGTCGCTGCGGCCGCCTCGGTCGCGCTGCTGGGTGTCGAGACGCGCGGCGAGCCTCTGCTCGACATCGGCGGCGGAGCAACGTGAGATCGTTCAGGCGCTGGCGGGTGACGTGCCTCCGCTTCCGGCGCTGCGGCCCCGCAGCCAGCGGTAGCCGTACCCCTCGATCGCCAAGACCTGGCCTTCGGGTGCGGGGTAGTCCGAATCGGCGAACACGTCCGAGACGAACGCCAACTCCGTGATGATCCCGAGCTTGACCTGGCACGCCTGCGGCGAGAAGTTCGTCGCGACGATCACGACCTGGTCGAACAGGCGGTAGCCGATGGCCAGGACGCCGTCCACACCGGTGTCGAGAACCTCCCAGGTGCCGGAGCCGATCTCTGACTGCTGCCGCCGCACGCGTATCAGCCGTTGCATCCAGTTGAGGAAGGAACCGGGGTCGATCCGCTGTGCCGCGACGTTCACCTCCTCGTACCCGTACGGTCCTTCGCTGATGACCGGTCGTGCGAACGTCTCCGGATCGGCACTGGTGAAACCGGCGACGGCGTCGGATGACCACTGCATCACCGTCCGCACCGACATGCGTTCCCCGGCCGAGAGGTCGTCGCCCATGCCGATCTCCTCGCCGTAGCGCAGCATCGGTGCGCCCGGCAGCGACATCACCGCGGTGTAGGCCAGCTCCAGCCGGTGACGGTCACCGCCGAGCATGGGAGGAAGACGCCGGCGGATCCCACGCTTGTAGACCCGCATGTGCGGCTCCGGCGCGAACGCGGTCATGACCTCCTCGCGTTCGTCCTCGCTCAGCTTGGTGAGATCCAGCTCGTCGTGGTTCCGTGCCCAGTTGACGTAGACGCAGCCGGCCGACGGCACCGGCATGTCGTTCAGTCCCCGGCGCAGCGGTCCCGCGTCCTCACGAGCCAGCGCCAGGAACAGCTCGTTGTTCCATACGAAGTTGAACATCAGGTTCACGCGACGGCCGTCGCCGAAGAACGCGATGTAGTCCTCGGCGTCGACGTTCGCTTCGGCGAGGAGGACGCCTTCGTTCGTGTACTCGTCCACGATGGCTCTCATCTGTTCGATGAGCCACAGTCCGTCATCGGTGGGGTCGGCCCAACGCGCCTTGTGCGCGATGAACGGCGCAGCGTCGACGCGGAACCCCGCGACGCCGAGCTGTAACCAGAACTCCATCACCTTGAAGATTTCGTCGCGCACCTGCCGGTTGGCGAGGTTGAGGTCGGGCTGGTGGGCGTAGAACCAGTGCAGGTAGTAGGCGTCGACCTTCTCCTCGTAGGTCCAGAGACCGTCTTGCACCCCCGGGAAGACCGGGCCGTACCGTAGGTCCGCGACCGGCTCGTCACTCCAGATGTAGTAGTCGCGGAACTTCGACGTTGGGTCGGCCAGCGCCTGCTGGAACCACAGATGTTCACGGGACGTGTGGTTGACGACCAGGTCGATGATCACGCGGATACCACGCTGCTCCGCGTCACGGACGACGCGGACGAAGTCGCCCAGGTTGCCCAATCGCGGGTCAACGCTGTAGTAGTCGGTGACGTCGTACCCGGCGTCGCGGTTGGGAGACGGGAAGAACGGTTGGAGCCAGATGCAGTTGACGCCGAGCGCGGCCAGGTAGTCGAGCCGGGCGTGGACACCGGACAGGTCACCGATGCCGTCACCTTCGCTGTCGTCGAACGCTTCGACGTCTATGGCGTAGAACGTCGCGTTCTCGTACCAGGCTCTTCTCATGACAGCCTCCTGGTGATGCCGCTCCCGTGGCCACCAACCGTACGGCGCGGCCGGCGTTGCTCCGTTCGCACGGTGCCTACCCTCAACGGACACGACCGCCCGGGAGATGTGGATGGCTGAGCCCAGCGTCGTTCCCGACCATCCGCCGACGACGGTCGTCGAGGAGCCCGTCCGACCGACGTCGCCGTGGTGGCGATCGGGCGTCGTCTACCAGATCTACCCCCGATCGTTCGCGGACTCCGATGGAGACGGCGTCGGTGACCTGCCCGGGATCCGTTCCCGGCTGGAGTACCTGCGGTGGCTGGGGGTCGACGCGCTGTGGCTCTCGCCGATCTACCGCTCTCCGATGGCGGATTTCGGGTACGACGTGTCCGACCACTGCGACATCGATCCGTTGTTCGGAACGATGCACGACTTCGACACGCTGCTGCGCGACGCGCACGACCTCGGGATCCGGGTCCTGCTCGACTGGGTGCCCAACCACACCTCCGACAAGCATCCCTGGTTCGTGGAGTCGCGCCGGTCGCGGTGCTCGCGGAAGCGGGATTGGTACATCTGGCGTGAGGGGTCACCGGATCGGCCACCCAACAACTGGAGGGCAGCGTTCGGGGGATCGGCCTGGGCCTACGACGACCGCACCGACCAGTGGTACCTGCACCTGTTCCTCCCCCAGCAGCCCGATCTGAACTGGGCCAACCCGGACGTCGAAACCGCGATGCACGGCGTCCTCCGGTTCTGGCTGGATCGAGGAGTCGACGGTTTCCGCGCCGATGTCGTGCATCTGATCGGGAAGGACCCTGCGCTTCCCGACCAGCCACCGGAGCTGGCCGAACGTGACCTCGTCTCCGTCCACGATCACCCGGGGACGCACCACCTGCTCAAGCGGGTACGCAAGGTCCTCGACGACTACCCGGGCGACCGGATGATGGTGGGAGAGGTCAACCTCGAATCCGTGGAGCGGATCGCCCCGTACTACGGCGAGGGCGACCAGCTCAACTTGGTGTTCAACTTCTCGCCGCTGCACGCGCCGTGGGACGCTGCGACGTGGCGTGACGCGATCGAGTCGGTCGTCGTCACGCTCAGTCGCCGGCGGGCGTGGCCGACGTGGGTCCTGTCCAACCACGACGTATCACGCCACCGGACGCGTTACGGCGGCTCGCTGCAGCGGGCACGTGCAGCAGCCGTGCTGTTGCTGACGTTGCCGGGGACACCCTTCCTGTACCAGGGCGAGGAGCTGGGGCTGCTCGACGCCGACGTTCCCGCCGACCGCCGTGTCGACCCTGGGGGGCGTGACCCGTGTCGTGCGCCGATGCCGTGGTCGGCTGACCCACCGCACGGGTGGTCCGGTCGTCCGTGGCTACCGTGGCCGCCCCGCCCGGCCCGCCACGCCGTCGAGACCCAGCAAGAGCATGCGACGTCGATCTTGCGGCTGTACCGGGACCTGATCGCCGCGCGTCGGCGCTCCGTTGCCCTGGCGGTCGGGGACTGGACTGCTCTGGACACCCCCGATGGGGTCGTCGGC contains the following coding sequences:
- a CDS encoding MFS transporter, with protein sequence METHAPGFTIQEAIDRIGFGPFQRKLMLVAGLTWAADAAEVLLIAFALPDVTREFGLDSLQASLIVTATFLGMLVGAWFWGNVSDRIGRRTGFQLTVLIFAVFGALSALAPNASWLAILRAITGFGLGGALPLDFSLFAEFLPSQRRGRYLVLLESFWALGTIVAAGLAWLLVPTVGWRPLLASTGVAAFLVLWIRAQVPESPRYLATAGRLDEARAVLAQVAEANDRPVPQLEEAVPAGRPATTPATLWEPRFRRRTTMLWLAWFGISLGYYGMFTWLPSVFVGRGFTFLDTFQYTFILALAQIPGYFSAAYLVERWGRKPTLASYLAVAGVFTYLFATVSTTAWIVTSAVLMSFFSLGAWGALYAYTPELYPTEARATGVGWASGMTRIAGAIAPVLGGFLLPVSLVVALTVYAVGFVAAAASVALLGVETRGEPLLDIGGGAT
- a CDS encoding alpha-amylase family protein encodes the protein MRRAWYENATFYAIDVEAFDDSEGDGIGDLSGVHARLDYLAALGVNCIWLQPFFPSPNRDAGYDVTDYYSVDPRLGNLGDFVRVVRDAEQRGIRVIIDLVVNHTSREHLWFQQALADPTSKFRDYYIWSDEPVADLRYGPVFPGVQDGLWTYEEKVDAYYLHWFYAHQPDLNLANRQVRDEIFKVMEFWLQLGVAGFRVDAAPFIAHKARWADPTDDGLWLIEQMRAIVDEYTNEGVLLAEANVDAEDYIAFFGDGRRVNLMFNFVWNNELFLALAREDAGPLRRGLNDMPVPSAGCVYVNWARNHDELDLTKLSEDEREEVMTAFAPEPHMRVYKRGIRRRLPPMLGGDRHRLELAYTAVMSLPGAPMLRYGEEIGMGDDLSAGERMSVRTVMQWSSDAVAGFTSADPETFARPVISEGPYGYEEVNVAAQRIDPGSFLNWMQRLIRVRRQQSEIGSGTWEVLDTGVDGVLAIGYRLFDQVVIVATNFSPQACQVKLGIITELAFVSDVFADSDYPAPEGQVLAIEGYGYRWLRGRSAGSGGTSPASA
- a CDS encoding alpha-amylase family glycosyl hydrolase; protein product: MAEPSVVPDHPPTTVVEEPVRPTSPWWRSGVVYQIYPRSFADSDGDGVGDLPGIRSRLEYLRWLGVDALWLSPIYRSPMADFGYDVSDHCDIDPLFGTMHDFDTLLRDAHDLGIRVLLDWVPNHTSDKHPWFVESRRSRCSRKRDWYIWREGSPDRPPNNWRAAFGGSAWAYDDRTDQWYLHLFLPQQPDLNWANPDVETAMHGVLRFWLDRGVDGFRADVVHLIGKDPALPDQPPELAERDLVSVHDHPGTHHLLKRVRKVLDDYPGDRMMVGEVNLESVERIAPYYGEGDQLNLVFNFSPLHAPWDAATWRDAIESVVVTLSRRRAWPTWVLSNHDVSRHRTRYGGSLQRARAAAVLLLTLPGTPFLYQGEELGLLDADVPADRRVDPGGRDPCRAPMPWSADPPHGWSGRPWLPWPPRPARHAVETQQEHATSILRLYRDLIAARRRSVALAVGDWTALDTPDGVVGYRRTAGHDQRTILVNFTDQPRRVEVDTTFVVDISSVRRGEGQPFTGQLPRDAAVVLR